A genomic segment from Spinacia oleracea cultivar Varoflay chromosome 3, BTI_SOV_V1, whole genome shotgun sequence encodes:
- the LOC130470135 gene encoding LOW QUALITY PROTEIN: probable E3 ubiquitin ligase complex SCF subunit sconB (The sequence of the model RefSeq protein was modified relative to this genomic sequence to represent the inferred CDS: inserted 2 bases in 1 codon), with product MKPKFGDNVSGRVRTTIKSVPQNVKKFCIKSSYGKPALIGGLFTSSCAHDMQCISFVFVFVFFVFVLAGAGAGIWRAWCLTVHSISHDCGAIALNYETGLSFLKGSTNGLFIACFVSLALLVGLPRYGVYVAFSPVSDNVATASADRTAKLWNTDGTLLRTFEGHLDRLARIXPSIHLRSILALEGHIKPVYGVDFSPNGYHLATGSEDNTCRIWDLRKKKSLYIIPAHSKLISQVKFEPQEGYYLVTASYDTTVKVWSSRDFKLIRTLSGHEARVTPLDVIGGLHSEECAYTSEEIDVVREQPAKCFTRKYLLLA from the exons ATGAAACCAAAGTTTGGGGATAATGTATCCGGACGTGTTCGTACAACAATCAAGTCAGTACCTCAGAATGTAAAAAAGTTCTGTATAAAGTCCTCATATGGGAAACCAGCT CTGATTGGTGGTTTGTTTACTTCTTCATGTGCACACGATATGCAGTGTATTTCCTTTGTTTTTGTCTttgtcttttttgtttttgttctggCCGGGGCCGGGGCGGGG ATATGGAGAGCATGGTGCTTAACTGTGCATTCAATTAGCCATGATTGCGGGGCCATTGCCCTAAATTATGAGACTGGTTTGTCATTTTTGAAGGGGAGTACTAATGGTCTGTTTATTGCTTGTTTTGTTTCTTTAGCTCTGTTAGTGGGGTTGCCAAGATATGGAGTATATGTTGCATTTTCTCCTGTAAGTGACAATGTAGCAACTGCCTCAGCTGATCGTACTGCAAAGTTGTGGAACACAGATGGCACTTTATTGAGAACATTTGAAGGTCATTTAGACCGCCTAGCTCGTAT GCCTTCCATCCATCTGAGAAGTATTCTTGCTTTGGAAGGCCACATCAAACCT GTTTATGGAGTTGATTTCTCTCCTAATGGCTATCATTTGGCCACTGGTTCTGAGGATAACACTTGTCGGATTTGGGACTTGAGAAAGAAAAAGTCATTGTACATAATTCCTGCCCATTCAAAGCTTATTTCACAGGTCAAATTTGAGCCTCAGGAGGGATATTATTTGGTCACTGCTTCATATGATACAACTGTTAAG GTATGGTCATCTCGAGACTTCAAGCTTATCAGGACATTGTCAGGACATGAAGCAAGAGTTACACCCTTAGATGTCATAGGAG gtctacactccgaggaatgcgcctatactagtgaggaaattgatgtggttcgtgagcaaccGGCTAAGTGTTTTACCCGCAAGTATTTACTATTGGcttga